The Patescibacteria group bacterium DNA window CAGAAGTATTAACAGCAACTAACGAAAGTGCCCCAACGTGTCCAGCATAATTTGTAAGAGAACACGCCATGTTGGCAGCAATGGTCAACTCTCGAGTTTTCTGCGCACGCACAACAAGAGGCGTAAGAAATGAAGCCACAGCTTTGTGATTCATATCCAGCCGTATTGGCTTGGTAAGATGGTTTCCATTTTCATCAAGCAGCACAATACTTGTAAATGCTGCATCGTCAAGAAGCCCGACTCGCTCAACTGTCAAAGAGTTGATAGCGACATCGCCGTCGCTATCAGCAGTAAATCTTACACGGGTGAAAGGCAGACCGAGCGCACCCTGTGTTGCAAGAGTGGGCTGTGGTTGAGTACCTGAAACAACATTAAGTGCCGTCCCTGGTGGAGGTGGGGGGACGCCCAAGAAAGTACTGACCACTTTCGAGTACGCAGATTGAACAGAGGCATTTTCTGCCTTTACACGATAGTAATAGGTGGTACCAAAAGAAACAGAAGTATCAGTATATGTTCGATACCCGCCCGAACAGGCACTACACAATGTCGTTGGAATAGCAATCCAGCTAAACCCAGTAGTACTCGCGGTGGTGGAACGCTCGAGAACAAACCAACCTTCGTTGGTTGAACTATCGCGCCATGTAAGCCTTACTGAATATGGAGTTGATGTGGCATTGATGTGCGACACAAAAAGTGTGCCAGGGGCTACTATCATCGGAGGAGGTGGGGGTACACTGATCATGAACGACCCATCGCTCCAATCATTCACAATGACTCCGCCCACATTTGCCTTTATGAAGAATAAATAACTGCCGCCGGGAAGTGCAGTGGGCACATTGATCACTTCTTTGCCATCATTAAGAAAACCTCCGGACCCAAGCGAATAGTCAGTATTGGATGCAAGATTACGCGCGCCAAAGCTTATAAGAGTTGTCGTGGCGATATTATTACTCGCCCATTTGACGGTCGTAGTAGTTCCGACATGCCATGTCTCTCCACCATTGGGCGTAGAAATGGTAAGAGAAGACACACACTGACGTTCAATCTCTGTGCGGGTTTTTTGAAATACCTTGCCAAACTCGGTATCACCTAAGTTGGGACCTGATACGCCAAATTGCTGTTGGAACGCTTTGACGATATTGGATGTACGGCTACCATAGTAACCCGTCACAAGATCACTTTTATTGGTAAGATTATTAAGAGGACTCCAATAGGTAGCGCTGTAGCGCCCCTTGTACTGCCACAAAAAATCCTGCAGAGCGGTCACCTCACCGCGTGCACGAACAATGGGATTGCGAGAAATAAGAAGATCGCGTTCTCCTCCATACAGATCAGAAACAATCTGTGGAGATGGGCATGCAATCGGAGGAAATGGCAATGATGTCGCATCACTAGTTGCTGCAAGTTGTATCTCAAGATTGTTAATTGTGTTGAGTGCAGAAAAAATCTGCGCCTGTAAAAGTGACACCTCGTCTTGTGTGAGATGTGATGCGCTCGCAACTGATCCGAGCGAGAGCATCAACGAAACGGCGCCAACGATCAAAAATCGCGGCTTGAAAAAGTAGTGCATACTTTTGGAGTAAATAATATGTGACGGGTAAGCAACCTGCGCAAGCGACCAACTTGACGCGCACTTTTTGAGAAGCAAAAAGTATACTCTTAATTATAAGAAAATTAGTGTTTTTATTCGCCTGTATGTGGAAGATTTACTTGTTGATAACCAAGACGAATTCGCCCTTGATCTTTTTCTCACTCGCCAAAAAATCTCTGAGAGAAACAATACTCATTCTTATTGTTGTTTCATAAACCTTGCTAATTTCTTTAATAAGTACAGCTTCAAACATTGATAAACCATTATCAGAAAGCTCATTGAGTGTCTTTAAAATCCTATGTGGTGACTCGTAGAGTACTACCGGATAGGGCGAGGCGACAACTTCTTCAAAAAATGACTTCCTCCCCTTTTTGACTGGTGGGAACCCAAGAAAGATAAATTTGCTATCTTTAAGCCCCGCAATCGATATTGCTGCCGCAAGCGCCGATGGACCGGGAATCGGAATAATCTGCGTGTCGGGTAATTCTTGCGAGACGCGTGATACAAGATACGCGCCGGGATCGGCAATACCAGGTGTGCCCGCGTCAACGACATACGCAATATTTTTTCCTTCATCAAGGAGTTTGATTACGCCATTAAACGCGTTGCGTGGAGAATGTTCGTGAAGAGAAATAAGTTGTTTGTGAATATCGTAGTGTGATAAAAGCTTGCGCGTATGGCGCGTATCTTCAGCGACGATCACATCAACGCCGCGCAACACTTCGAGTGCGCGGAAAGTAATATCTTTGAGATTGCCAATTGGTGTTGCGACAATATAAAGCATGGCTCTACCTTACCATATGCGCGCGCCGATTTGAATGTGGTGTTGCTCTGCCCATCCACGATTTACCTCGAGCACACGATTTGCATCTGTCGGTGATGAAACAGTAGTAAGGCCTTCGCTAATCGCGGGTAGCTGACTAATGCCAATGACTATGTCGTCATGAATCCAAATGATATCGAGCGGGATAAGAGTATTTTTATTCCAAAAGGTTTGTTGACCTGCGCGCGTAAAAAGAAAGAGCATCCCTGAATCTTCGGCAAGCTCTGCACGATACATAAGACCACGTTGTTGCGCTTGCGGGGTTCGAGCGAACTCAACACTGAGCACATGACCTTCGATAGTGATCTTGTGAATATTTTCTTGCCCACTTTCTTGCGGTATGCCGATTTGATACCAATACACCGAGCACACGCCGATCAATACAAGGGCTCCGATAAAAAGCAATTTCTTCATTGCTTTCAATCTATCATGAATACCCCTACAATAGAAAAGTGAAACATGCACTTATATTTTACATCATTCTTGCTGGAGGATTTTTTCTTTTTTCAAACAACATTACCTACCGCATAACCTTTGAGCAGCCGGCAGTCCCAGAAAAAATAATTATCTTGCCGCCTGAAAAACTCGAAGCCGTGCAAATACCTCCTCCCCCACCAAGCGAACCTATCACACAACCAGCACCGCCAAAGCCCGCCACAACAATACTTCTACCGCCTCCACCAAACCCTATCGCGCAGTCAGAGCTTTATGCGAAAGGTCTTTTGGCAACGGTGAACTTTCTTTGCCCAAACAAAGATGGTACCTACGCGGTAGCTACTGGTGCGCTCATTGATTCACACGGGTACATCGTCTCAAATGCACACATTGTAGAAGAAAGTAATCAGCAAATCATATGTACTATCCGCGCCGGCTCTCCCGCCATAGAGATCGGGAAGGTAAAACTTGTACTCATGTCTGCTGAGTATTTTGCAACAACCGATGAACAGACTAAAGCGCGTATGGATATCTCACTATGGAAACTAGAGGGCGTGCGTACTGATTGGCCGTACTGGGAAATTGATTTTGATACTACACCAAAAGTTGGTGAGCAATTATTTACTCAAAGCTACCCCGCCGAACTACTCTCAAGTGAAATTGTATTTAAAAATCTTAACCTACTCTTTTCAAATACCGTAGTATCGGAGACGGACACATCTTTTATCGCCTCGCGTGCAACCATTGCCGCGCAACATGGCTCGTCAGGTGGCATTTTGATTGATCCCTATACTGGCAAACTGCGTGGCATTATTTTTGGCATCAGTAGTGATGCAAACAAAGCGATCAACGAACGCGTCTTATACGCGATCACGCCCTCTCGTATCAACGCGCTAGCATGGCAGGAAACTAAAAAACAATTCAGGGAGTACCTTTCGGCACTCCCTGAACCTGCGTACTAATTTTTTGTATTAGAGCGTCTGGAGATCGGCGTCGATATCTTTGAACTCAGCATCGATATCAAGATCTTCGGTCGCTCCCAAATCAGCGTCGATGGCTGAAGTAGTATCAGCGGCTGGCGCAACCTTATCTTGAACCTCTGCGGTCGGTGCAAGATCTGGCGCAATCGTGGTCTGCCAAAACATCCAATAGTACACACCGCCTGCCGCCACGAGCACGACAACGGCCACAATAGCTATGATCAGCCCCGTGTGAGAGCTGCCTGCCACACCCGCCTGCTGTTGAGGCATCTGAGGGTTGAGATTTGGCATACTGGGCATTGGTGAATCCATAGGTGAAAAGTATTAGCTGATAATGATTATTGAGCGGGTGGAGGAGGAGATACTGGTGGCGGAGGCGTTGTCACCGGAGGTGGTGGAGATACTGGTGGCGGCTCGTCATTGATACCAGGAATTGCCTTGAGAGCTTCGACCGCAGTCTTTACCGCTTCACGAGCATTTTGAACAGCGTCACGGAGTTTTTTAAGATCATCGTGGAGTGCTTTTCGTGCAGCACTGACCGCAGAGCCGAGATTTGCCTCGGTAGTAACAGTGATCGGATAGGTCTTACCTGCCGCATCAGCGACTAGTTTCTTTGCGGTATCAATCAATCCGCGCGCAGTAGTGACCGCGGCCTCAACCTGTACGGTGTCTTTACCATTTGCAGCGGCCTTATCAGCGCGCGTATCGACTTTGCCTAAAATCTCATCAAGATGCTCGAGAACCTTGTTGAAATGATCGAGCGCTCTGTCATGTACCTCTTCAAGACGCTTGTCTACGCGCTCTACAGTCAGCTTTTTACGCTCATCTTTGACGACCTTGAGCTTTTCTTTAAGCACCAATCGCTCTTTACCAATCTTTTCTTTGGCAACATCGCGACGGTCTTTGGCTAGATCACGATGTTCTTGCCAATCTTCATGCCGACCTTCTTGAAACTCTTTGCGTTCCATCATAATGCCCTGCTGGAGTTTCATGCGGCTCTCGGGGGTGCTGGTGCTCGCGCGAAACTCGCGACGCTTTGCATTGATATCCATATGGAGATCAACACGATCTTTACGGATGCCAGTGCGGGTATCTTTGAGATCTTTCTTTATATCCTGTTGCTTATCCTTATTCTCCTCCTGTTTTTTCTGATTAAAATCTTTTAACGCCTCCATACGCTCTTTATTGAGGTCCTTCGGCAAACGGGGCGGTGGCGGCGTAGTTGTTGGCGGGGGTGGAGTGGTGCCTGTCTGCGCCAAAGCAAACGAACCCATCAAAAGTGAGCCGGCAACCCCCAAAACGACGATTTTTTTCATAGTGAAAAAAGATATCCTAGTAATGTACCGATAATAGATACCCTTAGTATACTCTTATTTCGAGAAATACGGGCTGTGAACAATTTTCAATCTTCTTCGGTCAAGAAACCGCCCGCCTGATGTGCCCACAAAGCTGCGTAAAGACCCTTTTTCTTGACGAGTTGGTCGTGAGTGCCGTCTTCTACGATCTTGCCACGATCAAGCACGATCAAACGATCCATCGCACGCAGTGTTGAGAGCCGGTGCGCGATCGCAA harbors:
- the rsmI gene encoding 16S rRNA (cytidine(1402)-2'-O)-methyltransferase yields the protein MLYIVATPIGNLKDITFRALEVLRGVDVIVAEDTRHTRKLLSHYDIHKQLISLHEHSPRNAFNGVIKLLDEGKNIAYVVDAGTPGIADPGAYLVSRVSQELPDTQIIPIPGPSALAAAISIAGLKDSKFIFLGFPPVKKGRKSFFEEVVASPYPVVLYESPHRILKTLNELSDNGLSMFEAVLIKEISKVYETTIRMSIVSLRDFLASEKKIKGEFVLVINK
- a CDS encoding DUF192 domain-containing protein → MKKLLFIGALVLIGVCSVYWYQIGIPQESGQENIHKITIEGHVLSVEFARTPQAQQRGLMYRAELAEDSGMLFLFTRAGQQTFWNKNTLIPLDIIWIHDDIVIGISQLPAISEGLTTVSSPTDANRVLEVNRGWAEQHHIQIGARIW
- a CDS encoding serine protease gives rise to the protein MKHALIFYIILAGGFFLFSNNITYRITFEQPAVPEKIIILPPEKLEAVQIPPPPPSEPITQPAPPKPATTILLPPPPNPIAQSELYAKGLLATVNFLCPNKDGTYAVATGALIDSHGYIVSNAHIVEESNQQIICTIRAGSPAIEIGKVKLVLMSAEYFATTDEQTKARMDISLWKLEGVRTDWPYWEIDFDTTPKVGEQLFTQSYPAELLSSEIVFKNLNLLFSNTVVSETDTSFIASRATIAAQHGSSGGILIDPYTGKLRGIIFGISSDANKAINERVLYAITPSRINALAWQETKKQFREYLSALPEPAY